One genomic window of Verrucomicrobiota bacterium includes the following:
- a CDS encoding HAD family hydrolase, producing MKAVFLDRDGTLIVDRNYLSDPAQVEMLPGVPQALKRLQDAGFLLIIVTNQSGIGRGYYSEADMHRVNARLVAALEGDGVRFTKVYFSPEAPEAPSRGRKPSPAFLHDARDEFGVDLARSYMVGDKPIDVQCGWNAGVRRSLLVRTGYGAQTERDFTGPRQSLVVVDDCAAAADWILADAAA from the coding sequence ATGAAGGCTGTCTTCCTCGACCGCGACGGCACGCTGATCGTGGACCGGAACTATCTGAGCGACCCGGCGCAAGTCGAGATGCTGCCCGGCGTGCCGCAGGCATTGAAGAGGCTGCAAGACGCGGGCTTCCTGCTCATCATCGTCACCAACCAGTCTGGCATCGGCCGCGGTTACTACTCGGAGGCGGACATGCACCGCGTCAACGCACGGCTGGTCGCCGCCTTGGAGGGCGACGGCGTGCGTTTCACGAAGGTTTACTTCTCGCCCGAAGCTCCCGAGGCGCCGAGTCGCGGCCGGAAACCGTCGCCGGCATTCCTGCACGATGCGCGGGACGAGTTCGGCGTGGACCTTGCGCGGAGCTACATGGTGGGCGACAAGCCCATCGATGTGCAGTGCGGCTGGAACGCGGGCGTGCGGCGCAGTCTGCTCGTGCGCACCGGCTACGGCGCGCAGACGGAGCGTGACTTCACCGGCCCGCGCCAGTCGCTCGTGGTGGTGGACGACTGCGCCGCCGCGGCGGATTGGATTCTCGCGGACGCCGCGGCGTGA
- a CDS encoding dienelactone hydrolase family protein, producing the protein MLRRLIALVLVASAPAASRSAEAPFRVDHASPLQAEAKQLDQRDSFTLVRVEFNGIEGDRVPGHLYLPRNPTGRAPAVLVQHGIGDKKQAEYIVQTCRILASRGVIALGIDAPNRGERKDAAGPEKTSLLDPSSVHKWFRQHCGDYSRAFDYLASRDDVDKDRLGYIGFSWGAITGITYSAHDPRVKALASIGGGGNLVGFLGLPPVPGADKKSPPSLDPAHNVGGYVPRPLLFINGRKDTIVFPPFAEALHKAAGATAKVEWYDTDHYFQGVDREKILGGVVDFMKSKLSAKK; encoded by the coding sequence ATGCTTCGCCGACTCATTGCGCTTGTGTTGGTTGCGTCCGCCCCCGCCGCGTCCCGTTCCGCCGAGGCGCCGTTCCGGGTGGACCACGCCTCGCCGCTGCAGGCCGAGGCAAAGCAACTCGACCAGCGGGACTCATTCACGCTCGTCCGCGTCGAGTTCAACGGCATCGAGGGCGATCGCGTGCCGGGACACCTCTACCTTCCGCGAAACCCCACGGGCCGCGCGCCCGCCGTGCTGGTGCAGCACGGCATTGGCGACAAGAAACAAGCCGAATACATCGTGCAGACCTGCCGCATCCTCGCCTCGCGAGGCGTCATCGCGCTCGGCATCGACGCGCCGAACCGCGGCGAGCGCAAAGACGCGGCCGGCCCGGAGAAAACCTCGTTGCTCGACCCGTCCTCCGTCCACAAGTGGTTTCGCCAGCACTGCGGCGATTACAGCCGGGCCTTCGACTACCTCGCCTCGCGCGACGACGTGGACAAGGACCGACTCGGCTACATCGGCTTCAGCTGGGGCGCGATCACCGGCATCACTTACTCCGCGCATGACCCGCGTGTGAAGGCCCTGGCCTCCATCGGCGGCGGCGGCAACCTCGTCGGCTTCCTCGGTCTCCCGCCCGTGCCGGGCGCGGACAAGAAATCGCCGCCGTCGCTCGACCCCGCGCACAACGTCGGCGGTTACGTCCCGCGTCCGCTGCTCTTCATCAACGGCCGCAAGGACACGATCGTTTTCCCGCCCTTCGCCGAGGCGCTGCACAAGGCCGCGGGCGCGACCGCGAAGGTCGAGTGGTATGACACCGACCACTATTTCCAAGGAGTGGACCGCGAGAAAATCCTCGGCGGCGTGGTGGACTTCATGAAGTCGAAGCTGTCCGCGAAGAAGTAG
- a CDS encoding thiazole synthase: MSKLVIAGREFRSRLILGTGKFSSPVAMRAALDASGCELVTVALRRADLSGKGDPFANILDFIDPKRYLLLPNTSGAMTADEAVRLARLAAAAGLPKWVKLEIHPDPRYLLPDPVETLRGAELLVKEGFTVLPYINADPVLAKRLQDAGCATVMPLGSPIGSNRGLQTRDQLRIIIEQATVPVVVDAGIGAPSHAAEAMELGADAVLVNTAIAVAGDPSRMAAAFKLAVEAGRGAFEIGLAAQQLTAGATSPMTAFLDTP, encoded by the coding sequence ATGTCGAAGCTGGTCATCGCCGGCCGCGAGTTTCGTTCGCGGCTCATCCTCGGCACGGGCAAGTTCTCCTCGCCCGTGGCCATGCGCGCCGCGCTGGACGCCAGCGGGTGCGAGCTTGTCACCGTCGCGCTGCGCCGCGCGGACCTCTCGGGCAAGGGCGACCCTTTCGCCAACATCCTCGATTTCATCGACCCGAAGCGCTACCTGCTCCTGCCCAACACCAGCGGAGCGATGACTGCGGACGAAGCCGTCCGGCTCGCCCGCCTCGCCGCCGCGGCCGGGCTGCCGAAGTGGGTGAAGCTCGAGATTCACCCCGACCCGCGCTACCTGCTGCCCGACCCGGTGGAGACGCTGCGCGGCGCCGAGTTGCTTGTGAAGGAAGGCTTCACCGTGCTCCCTTACATCAATGCCGACCCCGTGCTCGCGAAGCGGCTGCAGGACGCCGGCTGCGCGACCGTGATGCCGCTCGGCTCGCCCATCGGCTCCAACCGCGGCCTGCAAACCCGCGACCAGCTCCGCATCATCATCGAGCAAGCCACGGTCCCGGTCGTAGTGGATGCCGGCATCGGCGCGCCCAGCCATGCGGCCGAGGCCATGGAACTCGGCGCCGACGCCGTGCTCGTGAACACCGCGATTGCCGTGGCCGGCGACCCGTCAAGAATGGCCGCGGCGTTCAAGCTTGCGGTCGAGGCCGGGCGCGGGGCGTTTGAAATCGGCCTTGCCGCGCAGCAGCTCACCGCGGGCGCCACGAGCCCGATGACAGCCTTCCTCGACACGCCATGA
- a CDS encoding amidohydrolase, with the protein MSRSPVAPPLPHRMKTTRREFLSGVWAAAAASAAGCATISVPEVTGPLIDTHTHFYDPARPQGVPWPGRNDPLLYRTVLPKDYRALPQPRRVTGTVVVEASPWIEDNQFILDLAAKDPFIVGFVGNLPEDSAEFRAGLKRFATNPLFRGIRIVHPRVVKSLADPAKLADLALLVEHDLELDLNGGPALLAAADRLAAALPGLRIVINHVANVKIDGKAPPADWLRGMDACARHPKVFCKVSALVEGTGRTDGTAPRDVEFYRPVLDAVWERFGAMRLIYGSNWPVSERFASCATVQQVVLDYFTAKGSSAAARFFSANARAAYKWVARPA; encoded by the coding sequence ATGAGTCGAAGCCCCGTTGCACCGCCTCTCCCGCACCGGATGAAAACCACGCGACGTGAGTTTCTCTCGGGCGTCTGGGCTGCAGCCGCGGCAAGTGCCGCCGGCTGCGCAACCATTTCAGTCCCGGAAGTCACCGGACCGCTGATCGACACCCACACGCACTTCTACGACCCGGCCCGGCCGCAGGGCGTGCCGTGGCCGGGCAGGAACGACCCGCTCCTCTACCGCACTGTCCTGCCGAAGGATTATCGCGCGTTGCCCCAGCCGCGTCGGGTGACGGGCACGGTCGTCGTCGAAGCCAGCCCGTGGATTGAGGACAACCAGTTCATCCTCGACCTCGCCGCGAAGGACCCGTTCATCGTCGGGTTCGTCGGAAACCTTCCCGAGGACTCGGCGGAGTTTCGCGCGGGGTTGAAGCGCTTCGCGACCAACCCGCTCTTTCGGGGCATCCGCATCGTGCACCCGCGCGTGGTGAAGTCGCTCGCCGACCCGGCGAAACTCGCCGACCTTGCGCTGCTCGTCGAGCACGACCTCGAACTCGACTTGAACGGCGGCCCGGCGCTCCTCGCGGCCGCCGACCGGCTTGCCGCCGCGTTGCCGGGGTTGCGGATCGTCATCAACCACGTCGCCAACGTGAAGATTGACGGCAAGGCGCCGCCTGCCGACTGGCTCCGCGGCATGGACGCCTGCGCGCGGCATCCGAAGGTCTTTTGCAAAGTTTCCGCGCTCGTCGAGGGCACCGGCCGCACCGACGGCACCGCGCCGCGCGATGTGGAATTCTACCGCCCCGTGCTCGACGCCGTGTGGGAGCGCTTCGGCGCCATGCGGCTCATCTACGGCAGCAACTGGCCCGTGAGCGAACGATTCGCCAGTTGCGCGACCGTGCAACAGGTCGTGCTCGATTACTTCACCGCGAAGGGATCGAGCGCAGCCGCCCGGTTTTTCTCAGCGAACGCGCGCGCGGCTTACAAGTGGGTGGCGCGACCGGCCTAG
- a CDS encoding amidohydrolase, which produces MNRRQFFERSATAIAATLAPPTLSPAAPASAAPVVDTHLHCFAGKDDARFPYHERAPYRPEKSATPEHLLKCMDGAGVDFAVIVHPEPYQDDHRYLEHCLAVGGRRLKGTCLLFADKPGSVDALSALARQLGDRLVAARIHAYAPDRLPPLGKPELRAFWRAAADAGLMVQLHFEPRYAAGFEPLIEEFKQTRVIIDHLGRPLQATIEEHARVVRWSRFPNTVMKISSLPEPAQYPHRDVRPIVRQIADAFGADRLIYGGGFGEDATPASYRGYREKVAALLGHLPPADIAKVLGGTAARLYGFAGRAAR; this is translated from the coding sequence ATGAACCGCCGTCAATTCTTCGAACGCTCCGCGACCGCGATCGCCGCGACACTCGCGCCCCCCACGCTCTCGCCCGCAGCGCCCGCCAGCGCAGCGCCGGTGGTCGACACACATCTGCATTGCTTCGCGGGGAAGGACGACGCGCGCTTCCCGTATCACGAGCGCGCGCCGTATCGCCCCGAGAAATCCGCCACACCCGAGCATTTGCTCAAGTGCATGGACGGCGCGGGTGTGGACTTCGCGGTCATCGTGCATCCGGAGCCGTATCAGGACGACCATCGATATCTCGAACACTGCCTCGCCGTCGGTGGGCGGCGCCTCAAGGGCACGTGCCTGTTGTTCGCGGACAAGCCCGGCTCCGTGGACGCCCTCTCAGCGCTGGCGAGGCAACTTGGCGACAGGCTCGTCGCGGCGCGCATCCACGCGTATGCGCCGGACCGGCTGCCGCCCCTGGGCAAGCCCGAGCTGCGCGCGTTCTGGCGCGCGGCCGCGGATGCGGGGCTGATGGTCCAGCTCCATTTCGAGCCGCGCTACGCCGCGGGGTTCGAGCCGCTCATCGAGGAGTTCAAGCAGACGCGCGTGATCATCGACCATCTCGGCCGGCCGCTGCAGGCGACGATCGAGGAACACGCGCGCGTCGTGCGCTGGTCGCGTTTCCCGAACACCGTGATGAAGATCTCGTCGCTCCCCGAGCCCGCGCAGTATCCGCACCGAGACGTGCGGCCGATTGTCCGGCAGATCGCGGACGCGTTCGGCGCGGACCGGCTCATCTACGGCGGCGGCTTCGGCGAAGACGCCACGCCAGCATCCTATCGCGGGTATCGGGAGAAGGTGGCCGCGTTGCTCGGGCACCTGCCCCCGGCGGACATTGCGAAGGTGCTCGGCGGCACCGCGGCGCGGTTGTATGGCTTCGCGGGTCGCGCGGCGCGTTGA
- a CDS encoding HAD-IIIA family hydrolase has product MKAAVFFERDGVLNEVQTVRGQQLPPLTFDEFRVRAEVAAPLQQLKAAGFVLVVTTNQPLVSQGLLPRREMDLMHDRLRRLLPLDDLLVCPHEESDRCPCRKPRTGLLIEAAFKWHLDMDRCFMVSDKWQDAAAAEVAGCTSVLIRSPWNGGGHHDFVVPSLAGAVGKILQFHSPGAVAAHRHVA; this is encoded by the coding sequence ATGAAAGCCGCTGTCTTCTTTGAACGGGATGGAGTGCTCAACGAAGTGCAGACCGTCCGCGGCCAGCAGTTGCCGCCGCTGACGTTCGACGAGTTTCGCGTGCGCGCCGAGGTCGCTGCCCCGCTCCAGCAACTGAAGGCGGCTGGGTTTGTCCTGGTCGTGACAACGAATCAACCCCTCGTCTCGCAGGGGCTCCTGCCACGGCGCGAGATGGACCTGATGCACGACCGCCTGCGCCGTCTGTTGCCGCTGGATGACCTGCTCGTGTGCCCTCACGAGGAATCGGACCGTTGTCCCTGCCGCAAGCCCCGCACCGGGTTGCTCATCGAGGCCGCCTTCAAGTGGCACCTCGACATGGACCGGTGCTTCATGGTGAGCGACAAGTGGCAGGACGCCGCCGCCGCGGAAGTCGCGGGTTGCACGTCGGTCCTCATCCGTTCCCCGTGGAACGGCGGCGGGCATCATGATTTTGTCGTGCCGTCGCTCGCGGGCGCGGTGGGCAAGATTCTTCAATTCCACTCGCCCGGCGCGGTCGCCGCGCACCGTCACGTCGCGTGA
- a CDS encoding glucosamine-6-phosphate isomerase — MARKLSSIAPDWWDYTTLDSGIIAAAAKLTVEKLQRLTRPGFKVVLYDTLEDFYLAEALEYITAWKQSTPDNPVGICGPIGPTEQLPLVARIVNELGLGIRSAHFWGMDEWFLDGRETPVSHPLSFEKADREMCFSRIRRELVMPDANLHFPKGDTRAYRASWDSGVRCAVMQGGQGDVKHWAFNDPPRRAGKWKHSPPPPAEYRKLATRVVDLHPLTVAQNARTSGGGNISLVPTQAISVGPVETWKAEKVSIWHAGTHDNPFGQRLTAFMISQKLPDSSVPMSLLADHPNVQFNYYRGGIGTCDVEMH; from the coding sequence ATGGCACGCAAACTCTCGTCCATCGCGCCCGACTGGTGGGATTACACGACGCTCGATTCCGGCATCATCGCCGCGGCCGCCAAGCTCACGGTGGAGAAGTTGCAACGGCTCACCCGCCCCGGATTCAAGGTCGTGCTCTACGACACGCTCGAAGACTTCTACCTCGCCGAGGCGCTCGAATACATCACGGCGTGGAAGCAATCCACGCCCGACAACCCGGTCGGCATCTGCGGCCCCATCGGGCCGACCGAGCAGCTGCCGCTCGTCGCGCGCATCGTGAACGAACTCGGGCTGGGCATCCGCTCCGCGCACTTCTGGGGAATGGACGAGTGGTTCCTCGACGGACGCGAGACGCCCGTCTCGCATCCGCTGTCCTTCGAGAAGGCCGACCGCGAGATGTGCTTCAGCCGCATCCGCCGCGAACTCGTGATGCCGGATGCGAACCTGCACTTCCCCAAGGGCGACACGCGCGCCTACCGGGCGAGCTGGGACTCCGGCGTGCGTTGCGCCGTGATGCAAGGCGGGCAGGGCGACGTGAAACACTGGGCCTTCAACGACCCGCCCCGCCGCGCCGGCAAGTGGAAGCACTCGCCGCCGCCGCCCGCCGAGTATCGCAAACTCGCCACGCGCGTGGTCGACCTCCATCCGCTGACGGTCGCGCAAAACGCGCGCACATCCGGCGGCGGCAACATCTCGCTCGTGCCCACGCAGGCCATCAGCGTCGGCCCGGTCGAAACGTGGAAGGCGGAGAAAGTCTCCATCTGGCACGCCGGCACGCACGACAACCCGTTCGGCCAGCGGCTGACCGCGTTCATGATCTCGCAAAAGCTCCCCGACAGCTCCGTGCCGATGTCGCTGCTCGCGGACCATCCGAACGTGCAGTTCAACTACTACCGAGGCGGCATCGGAACGTGCGACGTGGAAATGCACTGA
- a CDS encoding bifunctional riboflavin kinase/FAD synthetase → MPRRSSNCRSSLSATANPPPPSSRKGRSRSATNPSPLHEVRSSSRAAQGIHDGPRRQFFLHAPRTAHHAARVNVLRTAAELGAAPRRVCLAIGVFDGVHLGHQQVIRQTVADARQHEALAVVVTFDRHPNAVLAPERTPPLLYSLPQKLRVIGSLGVDATLLIRFDKAFSEQTGEAFVRSLAGGFGHIHGVCVGASFTFGHQRSGTVASLRELGRELGFQVHGLAAVSLDGEVVSSTRIRDAIRAGDLDGASQMLGRVWSLSGGVVSGARFGRKLGFPTANLDTAGLLLPPNGVYAARATAGGRAHRAVVNIGVRPTVAPAAAAQVEAHLLDFDADLYGQELEITFIEKLRDERKFPSLDALKTQIAADISAARALFG, encoded by the coding sequence ATGCCGAGGCGTTCGAGCAACTGCAGAAGCAGCTTGTCAGCGACCGCAAATCCGCCGCCGCCGAGCTCGAGGAAAGGAAGGAGCAGGTCCGCAACGAATCCAAGCCCGCTCCATGAAGTTCGAAGCTCCAGCCGGGCCGCCCAAGGGATCCACGACGGGCCGCGCCGGCAGTTTTTCCTTCACGCACCGCGCACCGCGCACCACGCTGCGCGGGTGAACGTCCTCCGGACCGCAGCCGAACTCGGCGCCGCGCCGCGCCGCGTGTGCCTCGCCATCGGCGTGTTCGACGGCGTCCACCTCGGCCACCAGCAAGTGATCCGTCAGACCGTCGCAGACGCCCGGCAGCACGAGGCGCTCGCCGTTGTGGTCACTTTCGACCGCCATCCGAACGCCGTCCTGGCACCGGAACGCACGCCGCCGCTCCTTTACTCGCTGCCGCAAAAACTCCGCGTCATCGGGTCGCTCGGCGTGGATGCGACGCTGCTCATTCGCTTCGACAAGGCGTTCAGCGAACAGACGGGCGAGGCGTTCGTCCGCTCGCTCGCCGGCGGCTTCGGGCACATCCACGGGGTGTGCGTCGGCGCGAGCTTCACTTTTGGACACCAGCGCTCCGGCACCGTGGCGTCCCTCCGCGAACTCGGCCGCGAACTCGGCTTCCAAGTCCATGGCCTGGCCGCGGTCTCGCTCGATGGCGAAGTCGTCAGCAGCACGCGCATCCGGGACGCCATCCGCGCAGGTGACCTTGATGGCGCGTCGCAAATGCTCGGCCGCGTGTGGTCGCTGTCAGGCGGCGTCGTGTCCGGCGCGCGATTCGGGCGGAAGCTCGGTTTCCCGACGGCCAACCTCGACACCGCCGGGTTGTTGCTGCCGCCGAACGGTGTTTACGCTGCGCGCGCGACCGCGGGCGGTCGCGCGCATCGCGCGGTCGTGAACATCGGCGTCCGCCCGACGGTCGCGCCCGCGGCCGCGGCGCAAGTGGAGGCGCACTTGCTCGATTTCGACGCCGACCTCTACGGGCAGGAATTGGAAATCACGTTCATCGAGAAGCTTCGTGACGAGCGCAAGTTCCCGTCGCTCGATGCGCTCAAGACCCAGATTGCCGCGGACATCTCGGCGGCACGGGCGTTGTTTGGATAG
- a CDS encoding Gfo/Idh/MocA family oxidoreductase, with protein MNRRHFIKSSSAIGAMVAAGTPPAVFAQGSPGERLVVGVIGLSRGLAHVSGHLGVKNVEVGYVCDVDKNRAAGGLKAVSGKQEREAKSVGDFRRILEDKSVDAVSIAMPNFWHAIAAIMAIQAGKHVYVEKPGSHNPWEAEQLVAAAAKHNRKVQMGNQRRSYPNVIEGIQKLREGAIGRVLFSRTWYNNARRDIKKGKPAPVPDTLDWTLWQGPTPERPYKDNLHPYNWHWHWHYGGGELANNGIHALDVSRWGLGVDYPRRVTFLGSRYHFDDDQETPDTGSAVFDFGKSGASWDDSSCNARKGEKIPFVSFYGDGGSMIMTGGNDYTIFDMDGKEVSKKTGGPGGGDLPHFQNFADAIRKNTPLNSPIVEGQKSTMLCHLGNIALRSGTVLNVDPKTGRILNNPEAQKFWKREYRPGWEPKV; from the coding sequence ATGAATCGCCGCCACTTCATCAAGTCCTCCAGCGCCATCGGCGCGATGGTCGCCGCGGGCACGCCGCCCGCCGTCTTCGCACAGGGCAGCCCCGGCGAGCGACTCGTCGTGGGCGTCATCGGCTTGAGCCGGGGGCTCGCGCACGTCAGCGGGCATCTCGGTGTGAAGAACGTCGAGGTCGGCTACGTGTGCGATGTGGACAAGAACCGCGCCGCGGGCGGGCTCAAGGCCGTGTCGGGCAAGCAGGAGCGCGAGGCAAAGTCCGTCGGCGACTTCCGGCGCATCCTTGAGGACAAGTCGGTGGACGCCGTGTCGATCGCGATGCCGAACTTCTGGCACGCCATCGCGGCGATCATGGCGATCCAGGCCGGCAAGCACGTGTATGTCGAGAAGCCCGGCTCGCATAATCCGTGGGAAGCCGAACAGTTGGTCGCAGCGGCCGCGAAACACAACCGCAAGGTGCAGATGGGCAACCAGCGCCGCAGCTACCCGAACGTGATCGAGGGCATCCAGAAACTCCGCGAGGGCGCCATCGGCCGCGTGCTCTTCAGCCGCACCTGGTATAACAACGCGCGCCGCGACATCAAGAAAGGCAAGCCCGCGCCGGTGCCGGACACGCTCGACTGGACGCTCTGGCAGGGACCGACACCCGAGCGCCCTTACAAGGACAACCTCCATCCCTACAACTGGCACTGGCACTGGCACTACGGCGGCGGCGAGCTGGCGAACAACGGCATCCACGCGCTCGACGTCTCGCGCTGGGGCCTCGGCGTGGACTACCCGCGGCGCGTCACCTTTCTCGGCAGCCGCTACCACTTCGACGATGACCAGGAGACGCCCGACACCGGTTCCGCGGTGTTCGACTTCGGCAAATCCGGCGCGTCGTGGGACGACAGCTCGTGCAATGCGCGCAAGGGCGAGAAGATCCCATTCGTCTCATTCTACGGCGACGGCGGCTCGATGATCATGACCGGCGGCAACGACTACACCATCTTCGACATGGACGGGAAGGAAGTGTCGAAGAAGACCGGCGGCCCCGGCGGCGGCGACCTGCCGCACTTCCAGAATTTCGCCGACGCCATCCGCAAGAACACGCCGCTCAACTCGCCGATCGTCGAGGGACAGAAGAGCACGATGCTCTGCCACCTCGGCAACATCGCGCTGCGCAGCGGCACCGTGTTGAACGTGGACCCGAAGACCGGCCGCATCCTCAACAACCCCGAGGCGCAGAAGTTCTGGAAGCGCGAGTACCGCCCCGGCTGGGAGCCAAAGGTCTAG
- a CDS encoding tetratricopeptide repeat protein, which yields MTDALQRYDDAMFAFSQGDYDACIMLLREILAADPAHFDAQLALGMALYRKGDLPSAIAEGHKAEKLRPAEQLVHTNLSLFYMKSGNKLTAEHHGLQARIASWKGNMNSPATAAPPDPELQLVQPKPAAIKLPEKFPDMPWKKKPPPAAP from the coding sequence ATGACCGACGCGCTTCAACGCTACGACGACGCGATGTTTGCCTTCAGCCAGGGCGACTACGATGCGTGCATCATGCTGTTGCGGGAAATCCTCGCGGCCGACCCGGCGCACTTCGACGCCCAACTCGCGCTTGGCATGGCGCTCTACCGCAAAGGCGACCTCCCCTCGGCCATCGCCGAGGGGCACAAGGCCGAGAAGCTCCGCCCCGCCGAGCAACTGGTCCACACCAACCTCTCGCTCTTCTACATGAAGTCCGGCAACAAGCTGACCGCGGAACATCATGGCTTGCAGGCGCGCATCGCCTCATGGAAGGGCAATATGAACTCGCCCGCGACCGCCGCGCCGCCCGACCCGGAACTGCAGCTCGTCCAGCCCAAGCCGGCCGCGATCAAGCTGCCGGAGAAGTTCCCCGACATGCCGTGGAAGAAGAAACCGCCCCCCGCGGCGCCGTAG
- the rfaE1 gene encoding D-glycero-beta-D-manno-heptose-7-phosphate kinase — MKRRVHTISVPRVRRLLAAGARARVLVVGDVMLDQFIWGRVSRISPEAPVPVVEFERESFMPGGAANVARNLTALGATAELFGVTGHDAGARQLLGLLGEQRVGCGGLLPVASRITTKKIRVIAHHQHVARVDRESREELDAKAARRLLEAAAEAVPDSDAVIVGDYGKGVVTQSLLDGLRRVCKARGVWLSLDPKPVHHLDLRGLSLVTPNRKEAFELAGVPQSPRDIPPLEDEALLGVGDKLLRDLQCALLLITLGEHGLLLCQRGQRPFHVGTMAREVFDVSGAGDTVIATFTLAIAAGASPVEAALLANHAAGVVVGKVGTATVTPAELADSFRREP; from the coding sequence ATGAAGCGCCGCGTCCACACGATCAGCGTTCCGCGCGTCCGCCGCCTGCTCGCCGCGGGCGCGCGCGCGCGGGTGCTCGTGGTGGGCGACGTGATGCTCGACCAGTTCATCTGGGGCCGGGTGTCGCGCATCTCGCCGGAGGCCCCGGTGCCGGTGGTGGAGTTCGAGCGCGAGAGTTTCATGCCCGGCGGCGCGGCCAACGTCGCGCGCAACCTCACCGCGCTCGGCGCGACGGCGGAACTTTTCGGCGTGACCGGGCACGATGCCGGCGCGCGGCAGTTGCTCGGCCTGCTGGGCGAGCAACGGGTCGGCTGCGGCGGGCTGCTCCCCGTGGCCTCACGCATCACGACCAAGAAGATCCGTGTGATCGCGCACCATCAGCACGTGGCGCGCGTGGATCGCGAGTCGCGTGAGGAACTGGACGCGAAAGCCGCCCGCCGGTTGTTGGAGGCTGCCGCCGAGGCCGTGCCTGATTCGGACGCCGTGATCGTGGGCGATTACGGCAAAGGCGTGGTGACGCAGTCGCTGCTGGACGGGTTGCGGCGCGTGTGCAAGGCGCGCGGCGTGTGGCTGAGCCTCGACCCGAAGCCCGTGCATCACCTCGACCTGCGCGGGCTCTCGCTCGTGACGCCAAACCGAAAGGAGGCGTTCGAACTCGCGGGCGTCCCCCAGTCCCCACGCGACATTCCGCCGCTCGAGGATGAGGCGCTGCTCGGCGTCGGCGACAAGCTGCTGCGCGATTTGCAGTGCGCGCTGCTGCTCATCACGCTGGGCGAGCACGGCTTGCTGCTCTGCCAGCGCGGGCAGCGGCCGTTCCATGTCGGCACGATGGCCCGGGAGGTCTTCGACGTGTCGGGCGCGGGCGACACGGTGATCGCCACGTTCACGCTCGCCATCGCCGCGGGCGCCTCGCCGGTCGAGGCGGCGCTTCTCGCGAACCACGCCGCGGGCGTCGTGGTCGGCAAGGTCGGCACCGCCACGGTCACTCCTGCGGAATTGGCGGACAGCTTTCGCCGCGAGCCATGA